Sequence from the Verrucomicrobiia bacterium genome:
TGCAACGGCCGCCGCCGGAAATACGCACCTTGCTGAGAAACTGCGGCCCGCGCTCCAGCAACGTCACACGCGCCCCGGCTTCCGCGGCGGTGATGGCCGCAAAAAAGCCGGCCGCACCGCCGCCGACGACAACAACGTTTGGCATCTGGAAAAATTCAAGGCCGGCGGACCGGGTTTCCGCCGGACGAGCCTCAATCGACCTGAATTTGCCGCCGTCGTCAACCGGCCGGTGACGCCGCTGCGGGCAAGGCAAAAGGAAAGACCGTCAGCGCAGCCGCCAGGTGATGCGGCCCTTGCTCAAATCGTAGGGCGACATTTCCATTCTCACGCGGTCCCCCACGGTCAGGCGGACGAAGCGTTTGCGCATTTTGCCGCAGATGGTGGCCAGCACGAGGTGTTTGTTGTCGAGC
This genomic interval carries:
- the infA gene encoding translation initiation factor IF-1, with protein sequence MKEDHIEVEGKVHTVLPGTMFRVELDNKHLVLATICGKMRKRFVRLTVGDRVRMEMSPYDLSKGRITWRLR